The Petrotoga sibirica DSM 13575 genome includes a window with the following:
- a CDS encoding 2-hydroxyacid dehydrogenase produces the protein MKVLFMNKLNSYWKEKISELKKLFPNDEFLDSEEISNIENAMEVADAIVFGGDLDENILGKSKNLKIIFVPYAGVNQLPLEVLKEKGISVANSHGNARIVAERAFTLALALLGKIVSYHNDLKEGIWHGFSAGESVKDSWVSIQNKSCAILGLGNIGKNLAQMLKTFDCKIVGYKRNANIEIENVDEISSDLDYVIEKSEIVFVTLPLTKYTKGLIDEKVFNKMDGKYIINVGRGDVIDQSALYEALKSKKLAGAAIDVWYNYPTTEKPSILPANYPIHTFDNVVLSPHVGGYNTEATKYSIDETIENIKSFLKDGMVKDLIDLEFGY, from the coding sequence TTGAAAGTATTGTTTATGAACAAGTTAAACTCGTATTGGAAAGAAAAAATTAGTGAGTTGAAGAAATTATTTCCCAACGATGAATTTCTAGATAGTGAAGAAATCAGCAATATTGAAAATGCTATGGAAGTTGCAGATGCAATAGTGTTTGGTGGAGATTTGGATGAGAATATCTTGGGAAAATCAAAGAATTTGAAAATAATCTTTGTTCCCTATGCTGGGGTGAACCAATTACCCTTAGAAGTACTTAAAGAAAAAGGCATTAGCGTTGCAAATAGTCATGGTAACGCCAGAATAGTAGCAGAAAGGGCTTTTACGCTTGCTTTAGCTCTTCTCGGAAAAATTGTGTCTTATCATAACGATTTAAAAGAAGGAATTTGGCATGGATTTAGTGCTGGAGAAAGTGTTAAAGATTCGTGGGTATCTATTCAGAACAAAAGTTGTGCAATATTGGGATTAGGCAATATAGGGAAAAATCTTGCACAAATGCTTAAAACCTTTGATTGTAAAATTGTTGGTTATAAAAGAAACGCGAATATAGAAATTGAAAATGTGGATGAGATCAGTTCCGATTTAGATTATGTAATAGAAAAAAGTGAAATTGTATTCGTAACGCTACCTTTGACGAAATATACAAAAGGGCTTATCGATGAAAAGGTGTTTAATAAAATGGATGGCAAATACATAATAAACGTTGGAAGAGGTGATGTTATAGATCAAAGTGCACTATATGAAGCTTTGAAGTCCAAAAAATTAGCGGGAGCCGCTATAGATGTTTGGTACAATTATCCTACCACAGAAAAACCATCAATTTTGCCAGCTAATTACCCGATTCATACCTTTGATAACGTTGTTTTATCTCCACATGTTGGAGGGTATAACACTGAAGCTACAAAGTACAGTATCGATGAAACTATAGAAAATATAAAAAGCTTTTTAAAAGACGGTATGGTAAAAGACTTAATTGATTTAGAATTTGGATATTGA
- a CDS encoding ROK family protein, translating to MKIKKINAERMGYSNKLMVFNLIRYYSGISRNEISKLTGLDKSTVTKITYDLISKNLIVEGDRKSSKGVGRKPIRLEAAKGVAASIVVKVGVEKTVVGLGYINNSINKIGEFETPKNFNVFISKLAVEIKRIYENANGNNIVGLSFSFPGMIDRENLIIEYVPHFNWSEIDLKGAILKEIPHCDKPIFAANEAKLALQAEMYFNKNIANLNNGVYVFISQGIGGALLIDGQIHLGPNFTAGEFGHMSIDEDGEKCFCNNRGCWETFASIDTVSKIYEYSNGRLEGNNYEEKFRNLLIKAQKKEGNADEIIKQMLYYLGVGTVNLINILNPEFVIFGGYGYLFPDEYFTEIENIIKTRALKPTLKSLKKPLRPVFDIETACLRGANLRVMDDFAEKAVV from the coding sequence TTGAAGATAAAGAAAATCAATGCAGAAAGAATGGGATACTCAAACAAATTAATGGTCTTCAATTTGATCAGATATTATTCTGGAATCTCCAGAAATGAGATTTCTAAGCTTACTGGTTTAGATAAAAGTACTGTGACAAAGATTACGTATGATTTGATTTCTAAAAACTTAATAGTAGAAGGAGATAGAAAGTCTTCTAAAGGTGTTGGAAGAAAACCTATAAGGTTGGAAGCAGCAAAAGGCGTTGCTGCTTCCATTGTTGTTAAAGTGGGAGTAGAAAAAACAGTTGTAGGTCTTGGATACATAAACAATTCAATCAATAAGATAGGAGAATTTGAAACCCCCAAAAATTTTAATGTTTTTATTAGTAAATTAGCTGTTGAGATAAAAAGAATATATGAAAATGCTAATGGAAATAATATTGTAGGCCTTTCTTTTTCTTTTCCAGGAATGATTGATAGAGAAAACTTGATCATCGAATACGTTCCTCATTTTAATTGGAGTGAGATTGATCTTAAGGGAGCTATTTTAAAGGAAATTCCTCATTGTGACAAACCAATTTTTGCTGCAAACGAGGCAAAGTTAGCTCTACAAGCAGAGATGTATTTTAACAAGAATATTGCAAACTTAAACAATGGAGTCTATGTTTTCATATCCCAGGGAATAGGGGGAGCTTTGCTTATAGACGGTCAAATTCATTTGGGACCTAATTTCACAGCAGGTGAATTTGGTCACATGAGCATCGATGAAGATGGAGAAAAATGTTTTTGCAATAATCGAGGATGTTGGGAAACGTTTGCCTCAATTGATACAGTTTCTAAGATATATGAATACAGCAATGGGCGATTGGAAGGCAACAATTACGAAGAAAAATTTAGAAATCTTCTTATAAAAGCCCAGAAGAAGGAAGGAAACGCCGATGAAATAATTAAACAGATGTTATATTATTTGGGAGTAGGGACGGTTAATTTAATAAATATCTTAAATCCTGAGTTTGTAATTTTTGGGGGGTATGGGTATCTTTTCCCGGATGAGTATTTCACAGAGATTGAAAATATTATAAAGACACGAGCTCTGAAACCAACCTTAAAATCTTTAAAAAAGCCCTTGAGACCTGTTTTTGATATAGAAACAGCATGTTTGAGGGGGGCAAATTTAAGAGTGATGGATGATTTTGCAGAAAAAGCTGTGGTTTAA
- the xylB gene encoding xylulokinase translates to MRKYLGIDVGTTGLKGLVISEEGELLDSYSYPLEMKVPKPAWAEQDPEDWWNGVYEILKKVSRTHRIDVIGFSGQMHSLVVLDENNKPIRPAILWWDQRTTPQCKKATEVFGGEEKVISKIGNPFLEGFTFPKILWLKENEIENFKKIKKILLPKDYIVFKLTGSIGMDYSDASGTACFNVKTNYWDEDIFETFGINMDIMPELYPSYGIRGELKESLQNELGWRNTKVVSGGADNASAAFGIGISKVGESMVSIGTSGTVLTLTEKKVPDLSGKIHYFNYVIQDKYYYMGVMLSAAHSLNWVKYRFFPSLDWTEIEERTNLSVPGSNGIIFLPYLNGERTPHRDPNARGVFFGISSLNTENDILRATMEGITFGLRDSFELIKEKTEIKDIRIVGGGAKNKTWAKIVATNFKMPVKMPKIDEGGAYGAAMLAAVGDGQKLEDVLKWVKFKEIIEPNYQDTKIYDDYYEAYRNLYKSLKGNFEDLARIQR, encoded by the coding sequence TTGCGAAAATATCTAGGTATAGATGTTGGAACAACTGGATTGAAAGGTTTAGTTATATCTGAAGAAGGAGAACTTTTGGATAGTTATTCTTATCCATTAGAAATGAAAGTTCCCAAACCGGCATGGGCTGAACAAGACCCTGAAGATTGGTGGAATGGTGTATACGAAATATTAAAAAAAGTGTCCAGAACGCATCGAATAGATGTAATAGGTTTTTCCGGACAAATGCATAGCTTGGTGGTTTTGGATGAAAATAATAAACCTATTAGGCCCGCAATCCTTTGGTGGGATCAAAGGACCACTCCCCAGTGTAAAAAAGCCACAGAAGTTTTTGGTGGTGAAGAAAAGGTTATCTCCAAAATAGGGAATCCCTTTTTGGAAGGTTTCACTTTCCCAAAAATACTGTGGTTAAAAGAAAATGAAATAGAGAATTTTAAAAAAATAAAGAAGATTCTTCTACCTAAGGATTATATTGTTTTTAAGTTAACGGGTAGTATTGGTATGGACTATTCGGATGCTTCTGGAACGGCATGTTTTAATGTAAAAACAAATTATTGGGATGAAGATATATTTGAAACTTTTGGCATTAATATGGACATAATGCCTGAATTGTATCCTTCTTATGGGATTCGAGGTGAATTAAAAGAAAGCTTGCAAAATGAATTGGGATGGAGGAACACAAAAGTCGTTTCAGGAGGAGCAGATAATGCATCAGCTGCATTTGGAATAGGTATATCAAAAGTGGGAGAGTCGATGGTTAGTATCGGAACTTCAGGCACTGTTTTAACCCTCACTGAAAAAAAAGTTCCTGATTTATCGGGCAAAATACATTACTTTAACTATGTAATACAAGATAAATATTACTACATGGGAGTAATGCTTTCAGCCGCTCATTCCCTAAATTGGGTAAAATATAGATTTTTCCCCAGTTTGGATTGGACGGAAATAGAAGAAAGAACAAACCTTTCAGTACCGGGTTCAAATGGTATTATTTTTCTTCCTTATTTAAACGGAGAAAGAACCCCACATAGAGACCCTAACGCAAGAGGTGTTTTTTTTGGGATTTCTTCCTTGAATACTGAAAATGACATACTAAGAGCAACAATGGAAGGTATAACCTTTGGCCTTAGGGATTCCTTTGAACTTATAAAAGAAAAAACAGAGATAAAAGATATTAGAATAGTTGGGGGTGGGGCCAAAAATAAAACATGGGCAAAGATAGTTGCAACAAACTTCAAAATGCCTGTTAAAATGCCTAAAATTGATGAAGGCGGTGCGTATGGAGCAGCTATGTTGGCTGCAGTAGGAGATGGACAAAAGCTCGAAGATGTTTTAAAATGGGTAAAATTCAAAGAAATTATTGAACCTAATTATCAAGATACAAAGATTTACGATGATTATTATGAGGCTTATAGGAACTTGTATAAATCATTGAAAGGAAATTTTGAAGATTTGGCAAGAATTCAAAGATGA
- the lnt gene encoding apolipoprotein N-acyltransferase: MNYLLTLISGILTGLAMPGNLFSFLIWFSLVFFLRNIAGSKTHYERLLHTIIYSSSMLVTTLWWLLPTLSKNIPRILKNYSPIVGFFGYVGMIVLLMIPYLIIWLLSELYHRKDRQYNYLSLLFFYSFAYTIAEVLRGFGDLAFMGGNLSYALYDHTGIIQIVSIIGSFGLTFIIVFVNSLIAFDNSRDKALKILVIFTTIYISNFAIVRYLPPINSTNDSIKVGVVQTNVPQEIKYSSNPIQDYSTFSKNIQEFKNRDVDVVVFPESTFLEDVSKSEIEGQIVRDIQNLYKPVILGHPRIESNNHFNSAWVYNQHGSIQGIYDKVKLTPFAEFLPYETIFGNFDVFRLLNFYTSGEEYSTFSLNETDFGVQICFETYFPEVSINQAKNGANLLIAISNDGWFYSKTGLFQHFSQGVFRAVETRRDFIQVSNTGLTGSIDKYGRITNIFDSQEEKTGILFVNPNDKISFYSKASDILKILFFIGALLLAIL; encoded by the coding sequence ATGAATTATCTACTTACTTTAATTTCAGGTATTTTAACCGGATTGGCTATGCCAGGTAATTTATTTTCTTTTCTCATCTGGTTTTCACTGGTTTTTTTTCTGAGGAATATTGCCGGATCAAAAACTCATTATGAAAGATTGTTACATACGATAATATACTCTTCTTCCATGCTGGTAACTACTCTTTGGTGGTTGCTTCCCACTTTGTCCAAAAATATACCCCGAATTCTAAAAAATTATTCTCCAATCGTCGGTTTTTTTGGATACGTTGGAATGATAGTACTTTTAATGATACCTTATCTCATCATCTGGCTTTTATCAGAACTTTATCATAGAAAAGATAGACAATATAATTATCTTTCACTGCTTTTTTTCTATTCTTTTGCATACACCATCGCTGAAGTCTTAAGGGGTTTTGGAGATTTGGCTTTTATGGGAGGGAATTTATCATATGCACTTTATGATCACACTGGAATAATACAAATCGTCTCTATTATAGGCTCTTTTGGTCTGACTTTTATCATAGTTTTTGTCAATTCTCTGATAGCCTTCGATAATTCACGTGATAAGGCATTAAAAATTCTTGTTATATTTACTACTATATACATTTCTAACTTCGCTATTGTTAGGTATCTACCTCCTATTAATAGCACAAATGATTCCATAAAAGTTGGAGTCGTTCAAACGAATGTACCTCAAGAGATCAAGTACTCCTCAAATCCAATACAAGATTATTCAACCTTTTCTAAGAATATCCAAGAATTTAAAAATAGGGATGTGGATGTAGTGGTTTTTCCAGAATCAACTTTTCTTGAAGACGTCTCAAAGTCAGAAATAGAAGGCCAAATAGTAAGAGACATTCAAAACTTATACAAACCTGTAATTTTAGGACATCCAAGGATAGAAAGCAATAACCATTTTAACTCTGCCTGGGTATATAACCAACATGGGAGTATTCAGGGGATCTACGATAAAGTTAAATTAACCCCATTTGCTGAATTTTTGCCATATGAAACTATATTTGGAAACTTTGATGTTTTTAGATTATTAAACTTTTATACATCCGGGGAGGAATACTCAACCTTTTCATTAAATGAAACTGATTTTGGCGTTCAAATATGTTTTGAAACTTATTTCCCGGAGGTTTCAATAAATCAAGCTAAGAATGGAGCAAATTTATTGATTGCAATCTCTAACGACGGTTGGTTTTATTCTAAAACAGGTCTCTTTCAACACTTCAGCCAGGGTGTTTTTAGAGCCGTAGAAACAAGAAGAGATTTTATCCAAGTATCAAATACAGGCTTAACTGGCTCAATTGACAAATATGGAAGGATCACCAACATATTCGACTCCCAAGAAGAAAAAACGGGAATCCTTTTTGTCAATCCAAACGATAAGATCTCTTTTTACTCTAAGGCTTCAGACATTTTAAAAATATTATTTTTTATCGGAGCACTTTTGCTTGCAATTCTTTAA
- a CDS encoding D-lyxose/D-mannose family sugar isomerase, with the protein MLNNETYEKVKMKSLELFEKAGIALREDEKENIEIVDGGLGNIEELGLEIVTYVNTDRYCAKEMVLLPNQTCPEHKHPPHDGDIGKEETFRCRYGKVFLFIEGEKNTWHVQPPNEYFTASHEIILNPAEQYTIPPNTLHWFKAGEEGAVISEFSSHSDDATDIFTDPNFKRLRK; encoded by the coding sequence ATGAAAAAGTGAAAATGAAAAGTTTAGAACTTTTTGAAAAAGCGGGTATCGCTCTAAGAGAAGATGAAAAAGAAAATATAGAAATCGTTGATGGAGGATTAGGAAATATCGAAGAACTAGGTCTTGAGATTGTTACCTATGTAAATACCGATAGATACTGTGCTAAAGAAATGGTTCTTTTGCCTAATCAAACATGTCCTGAACATAAGCACCCGCCTCATGATGGAGATATTGGAAAAGAAGAAACCTTCAGGTGCAGATATGGTAAAGTATTTCTTTTCATTGAAGGAGAAAAGAACACTTGGCATGTACAACCACCAAATGAATATTTCACAGCATCACATGAAATAATTTTAAACCCAGCAGAACAATACACCATACCTCCAAATACACTACATTGGTTCAAGGCCGGAGAAGAAGGTGCAGTTATTTCTGAATTTTCTTCTCACAGTGACGATGCAACTGATATATTTACAGATCCAAACTTTAAAAGACTAAGAAAGTAA
- the xylA gene encoding xylose isomerase, producing the protein MTEYFKDIKKVEYVGKESKDPLSFHYYDPKRKIGNKTMEEHLRFSVAYWHTFTAEGRDMFGVESANREWNKFSDPLDKAYARCDAAFEFMSKLGVKYFCTHDRDLVDEQETLRETNKLLDKVVERIKERMKETGIKLLWGTANLFTHPRFMQGAATSCDADVYAYAAAQVKKALEITKELNGENYVFWGGREGYETLLNTNMELELNNLANFLHMAVDYAKEIGFDGQFLIEPKPKEPTKHQYDFDVANSYAFLQKYDLDKYFKFNIEANHATLAGHTFQHELRYARINNILGSVDANMGDLLLGWDTDQFPTNVFENVLAMYEILKNGGIAPGGLNFDSHVRRPSYENIDLFYAHIAGMDAFALGLILASKILEEKVLEDFVEKRYNSFNEAMGKKIVDGRTNFKELEEYVIDKKVGIPKSARQEYLENLINLYIYE; encoded by the coding sequence GTGACAGAATATTTCAAAGATATTAAAAAGGTTGAGTATGTAGGTAAGGAATCGAAGGATCCGTTATCTTTTCACTATTATGATCCCAAGAGAAAAATTGGTAATAAAACTATGGAAGAACACTTGAGATTTTCTGTGGCATATTGGCACACTTTCACTGCAGAAGGAAGGGACATGTTCGGGGTCGAAAGTGCCAACAGAGAATGGAACAAATTTTCGGATCCTTTAGATAAAGCTTACGCAAGATGTGATGCAGCATTCGAGTTCATGAGCAAATTAGGGGTTAAATATTTTTGTACCCATGACAGAGATTTAGTTGATGAACAAGAAACGTTGAGAGAAACAAATAAGTTATTAGATAAAGTAGTTGAAAGAATAAAAGAAAGAATGAAAGAAACGGGTATAAAGCTTCTTTGGGGAACAGCGAATCTTTTCACTCATCCAAGGTTTATGCAGGGTGCAGCTACCTCTTGTGATGCAGATGTATATGCATATGCCGCTGCACAGGTAAAAAAAGCACTTGAAATAACTAAGGAATTAAATGGTGAAAATTATGTTTTTTGGGGTGGAAGAGAAGGATATGAAACCCTTTTAAACACTAATATGGAGTTGGAATTGAACAATTTGGCTAATTTTTTACATATGGCTGTAGATTACGCCAAAGAAATTGGTTTTGATGGTCAATTTTTGATAGAACCTAAGCCAAAAGAACCCACAAAACATCAATATGATTTTGATGTTGCGAACTCTTATGCATTTTTACAAAAGTACGATCTTGATAAGTATTTCAAGTTCAATATAGAAGCAAATCACGCAACTCTTGCCGGCCATACTTTTCAGCATGAATTAAGGTATGCAAGAATAAATAATATCTTGGGTAGCGTTGATGCTAACATGGGGGATCTTTTGTTAGGATGGGATACAGATCAATTCCCAACAAACGTATTTGAAAACGTTTTGGCAATGTATGAAATACTTAAAAATGGAGGAATAGCGCCAGGTGGTTTAAACTTTGACTCACATGTTAGAAGGCCTTCTTACGAAAATATCGATTTGTTCTACGCACATATTGCAGGAATGGATGCATTTGCTTTAGGACTGATCTTAGCAAGCAAAATTTTAGAAGAAAAAGTTTTGGAAGACTTTGTAGAAAAAAGGTATAATAGTTTTAATGAAGCTATGGGTAAAAAGATAGTGGATGGACGAACTAATTTCAAAGAACTCGAAGAGTATGTAATAGATAAAAAAGTGGGAATTCCGAAATCGGCAAGACAAGAATATTTGGAAAATTTAATAAATTTGTACATCTACGAATAA